The sequence below is a genomic window from Lolium perenne isolate Kyuss_39 chromosome 7, Kyuss_2.0, whole genome shotgun sequence.
AACCTGTAGATATAGCTGGTGTGGATTGTGTACCCATCATAAATACTCCTTGCCATGGATTTGCAGCCACCAGGAACACAGGACTGCATGTTTAGTGCTATATTGGGGTTATGCACACTCTGACGAATGTGTACCCATCCTAGTCGTCTCTGAGACTCGTCGTAAAATTTTGCCCTGTTTGTGATGAgaaacttatttcaacatgtaccCTTTATCAAATATTCAGAGGAATGGGTTTCTGCCTAAGATGGGAAATGTTTCGAAACAAGATGAGCTCTGAATGTTGATCGTGATTTTTTTTTTCTCAATTAAAACCGAACGAGAGGGAAGTTAATATCAGGAAAAGAACACAAGCGGCAGCATACCTGTACATGTACgcatcaacatcaatgggatgGTCGTTGTTGTCGACAAGGCATCCCTGATCAACCGAGCAGTCGCCACAATCATCCAGCACCCAGCCGTTAAGCTTCCCTTCCTGAATCATGTTTGGAAACAGAGGCGCAAACACGATTTTCATCAGAAGAATATACTCATTCTAGAATGTAGATGCTTATGTTATTCGATAGCTTTTTCTTTTTTACTAGACCCCCTTATGTTATTCGATAGCTTTGAACCATGCATTACTAGCAAATTGTTTTGGAGACGCACCTCGATGTAGTTCTTGAAAGTCTCGACTGCTTGCACACCCCTTTGTTTTGCATTCTTCGGTTCGCCCACGATGTCCATCCTGAACAACACGGACTCAGCGGGCTCCTCGAGATCCCTGATCAGGCTTCCTACTCCTCCCTCTTGCCCCGCCAATCTCATCCGGACCATCTCGATGATAATCTTCACCACCATGTACGCGCCATCGTCGAGGAAGTAGTTCTCCTTGAGCGCGCCGTGCCCAGTGGTCTCCATCATCACGTGCGTCTCGACGCCGTCGGCGTTGAGCTGCGCGCCCTTGTCGATCACGTTGCGGTAGCCAACACGGTACAGGCAGTGCTTCCCGCCCCTGGCCTCGATGAACCGCGTCAGCCCGTCCCCGGCCCGCGCGTCGGTCACCACCGTCGTCCCGGGGTGCTCCCCGAGCACAATGGCGGAGATGAGAGCGATGAGCCGGTCGCCGTTGATGGCCGCGCCCGCGTCATCCACCACGCCGCTCCGGTCCACGTCCGTGTCGAACACCACGCCGAGGTCGGCGCCATGGGCCAGCACCGCGCCGCGCGTGAGCAACATGGCCGTCGCGTCCTCCGGGTTGGGCATGTGGTTCGGGAACATGCCGTCGGGTTCCAGGTGGAGGCTGCCGGTCGTGTCGGCGCCCAGCTTCTCCAGGACGTCCCATGTGAAGAAGCCGCCGCAGCCGTTGCCGGCGTTCACgatgaccttgaagcccttgagcGGCGTGTCATAGTGGGTCGGGTGCGCCACGCGCTCCTTGATGATGTCCCGGAGGTGCTGCGCGTAGGCGCTCATCAGGTCGACGCGCATGACGACCGGAGGCATgccgaggccgccgccgccgaggccCATCTTCCTGGCGACGTACTTGCCCGCCGCACGGTCGCAGATAGCTTCGACCTCGGCGGAGGTTAGCCCGCCGCGCTTGGTGAAGAATTTGAGGCCGTTCCGGGTGTAGGGAAGATGTGACGCGGTCATCTACAAGCAAGAGGATTCGTGCATGAAGATTTATAGCGTCACTGCTGATTTCACTCCGGAGTCCGGACATACTCTCACTCCGTCTTCCATGTTCTACTCGCCAGATAATGTTTCATCAAAGTTAAAATTTACAAAGTTTAACTAGTTATATAGAAAAGGAATATGTGTATCTACAAAATAAAATCAATAGAACAGTAATGCAATATACTTTCATATTGTGTATATTTGGTATTGTATAAGTTGATATTTGTTATGCATAATTAAATTGGTCGAACAAACAATGTAAACTTAACTTTGATTAAACCTAATATGCGAAGCAATGTGAAACGTAGGAAGTAGAAACTGTGATGCGAGACCTATGTTCCTAGGAATTCCGTTTCGCAATGATCCATGCTAGTTATAAGTTGTAAGTTGGGTTGCAACTCAGATTTTCTATTTATACATAAGTTACAACGAAGAAATATGCTCCAAATTGTTGGACTGCTTTGTGATTTGTGGTAGTCAAAATTTGCAACATAAGTTCCAACTAAGATGCAACGATACTATCTAACTGAGAATTAAGCTAATTCCCACGTGCATGAGAATTAGTCACTCCCATATACAAAATGCACTATCTACTCTATACTCTATGAATCATATCAAGTTTTGCTTTCAGTTCAGATTTAAAAAAATGTAAATTTGGTTGTCAATCGTTTAGGTATAGAAGTTTCTTTGGACATTGACATTGTTTTCAAGATGCAACTTTGACCCTATTCTATTAAATATATATAAACCAATAAATTAATATTCAATAAATACTTTTTGAGACAAGTCTATACATATGATATTTATACTTACCATCTTAATAGTTAAAATATTATTTGTATTCAAAAATTCTGAAATTTCCATAACCCCAATATGGAAAGGATGTACTTTTTATCTGGTAAAAACATGATTGCAAAAATCTTTGTTTAATGGAAACAATAGTATACCCGAGGATCGATCCTTCGGGTCTTCTCACGTACACATGTTAGCTCCATGTCTATCCTTTGGGTCTCTTCACACACACATGTTAGCTCCATGTCTATTCTCCGAATCTCGTCACGCACACATGGTAGCTCCCATGCATGTCTTGTTCCTCTGCAATTTCTCTTCCACCTTTACATACCCCAATGGTGTGCTGATGTTGTATCGTATCTTCCCACCAACCACCACTGCCCTCTGCTTCCCCTCTCTTCTCCTCCCTCCCCCACAACCAATAGGTCACCGCCATGGCTATGCTATAGCTTCAAATCAGAGAGATGTTACCAAGGAAGAAAAAAAGAGTTGAGAGGGATGACAAGTAGCCAAATCTAGCTGCAACGAGGCTCCAGCTAACCGGATTTGTGGCCCGCGAGATCGAATCTATGAAATCCATGCCCCTATGGACAAGAGTGACATGTTTTAAACGTGTGTGTTTTGTTGCGAACACACGACCAGGATGTTGCGAAGTTTGTGGGTGTTTGCTGCAAATATTTGCTTTTATGCTACAGAAGTTTCCGTGAGGTGCTGCAAACTTTTGTTTTGCGAACGATTTTGCTGTGGCCTATTGAAATGTGTTGTGACTTGTGGGGTATTTGTTACATACGTTTTTTTTTTGCTGAATCAATGTTTTCGAAATGCTATGATGCTTGTGTACATTTTTTACCCACATCGGGAACCAAATGCCGCAACGATGTTgtacgttttttttttttgctatgcGGGTGGGGTTATGATGGTTGGGTCAGATGGGCACAATGGGCTCAACGAACTATTTGCCTTAAAAATTCACAACTAAAATCGTATGATTTCGGTAGTCCTTGTTCGTCAGGCCAATTTAAAAGAGCACCAGACAGCAGTTCACCTCACTCTAAAACGATCAAAAACAGGATTGCGCGGGTTAACAGTAGTACCATAATCGAGGCGTCGTAGTCGAAGCGAGGCAGGATGGTGCTCATGAAGCACGCCGGCGTGGTGGCGAGGCCCATGTCAAAGACGGCGCACCCCGCCTTGGCCAGCCCCGCGAACAGCACCGCGCTGAGCCTCGACCCGGACAGCCGGGGGTCCCGGCCGACGGACACCCGCAGCTGCTCCTCGCTGTCCTTCTCCCGCAGCCACTCCCCGAAGCTCTCGCCGATCACCTCGACGGCCAGCGGCGTGAGGTCCACGGGCCGGCCCTTCTCGCCTTCCAGCGCCACGCCGCGCACGTCCGGCCCGTTCTGCAGCCTCCGGATCACGTCGCCCTcctcgccgcccgccgccgcgagCGGCGTCTCGAGCTGCTTGCCCGTCGCCGCGGCTCGTATCGCTTGgctgcgcctcctcctccacgcccgaGGAGGTGACCGGAGCGCGCGGCCCCTGGCGTGCTCGCATGGCTGGAGAGTGGCCGGAGGAGTAGTGACGGTAGCCATGGCAACACTCTGTTGTACCAAGTGAGTGAGCTACGAGATGAAATGGCACGATGGCGAAGATGTGATATGCGCTGCGCTGCGCTGGACTGGGGAAATATCTGCAGCAGCAGAGCGTGCGGAAGGCAGCCGGTGGTTGCCCGCCGGAGGGATATTTTTCAGGGACGTCGGGACGCGGCGGAGACTGCGTGGACGTGATACTGATAACAGTTCTGTGGTGCTGCGAGCGTGCAAGCTGCATGGTAATCGGCACGTGTATGACAAATGGCAGCTGGGCTGGCCAAAACTGAAAACGACTTGCGGCGGTTTCAGGGACCAGAGCGGTGGTGTCTTTTGTATCTGGGGACTGTTGACAAGAGTCAACTGACATCCCGTTCTAATAAACTCACTCTCCGACGCACCACTCTAACCCTTATGGGATTTTTTTTTTACCTCGATTGTGCATTTGTGACACCAATTATTAGATCAAGTCGAAATATTCAGCGAAGCTATAACAACATACTCGTTGGTATCACTCttctaagagaagtggtttcatgAAATATTTATGAGAATAATTagctaataattctaaagaggatTAGTAAATAGTCATCCGCCTATTGACTATGGATCAACTACATAGTAAAGAACATCACAATtttgcaaatagtgcagaaacaGAGGCTGGAATGCAAAACAGATACTACTGCCAAATGCAAAATCAAAACTAAGTAAGGGGATTGATGGGTCACTAAAGGTAGTTAAGCCTTCTGCTTTTTCTGAATATATGCAACAATTGACTATGGATCAACTACATCACAGTTTTGCAAATAGTGTAGAAACAGAGGCTATAATGCAAAATACGTAGATACTAGATGTGACAAGGGAAAACCTTCCGGTAACAGCATGAACAGTAAGTTTACAATTGTTTTAGCCTTACAAGCCTTCAGCCTTTATCAAGCATTAACTGTCAATAGAAACATAAAATGTGCAATCTGACATATAACTTTACAAACAACTCCAGCTTCAGTAGTTGAGGCATCTATCAGCATGTCATATAACTTCTTGTCTATGCTGAAGTTGCAGAAAATGTGTTTAGCCTTCAAACAAGATCAATCACTACACAAGCAACCTGAAACCAGAGGCCATCACTGACTATCTAATATCTATGTTTCTGGACACTGGGAGTGTCATTATCAGAATTGATTTAATTTTGATTTTATTCCCTAAGGAAATTTCTGATTAGAAAGGTGCCTCCTAGCTAACATGGAAATTGTCAGGAAAATATTTTTTTGGAAACTATAATGTAACAGATTTTGCATGAAAAATTGGGTGATACAGCAATTAACATCATGCAGAACAAAGCATTCGATAATACCTGGCAGTAATATAATGACAAAACTTTGCTCCACTGTCCATCGGTCCTGCAAAGGTGAACCCAGAAAATACATAGTGTTTTGTGTGTGCATGAATTTGTGTCTGCAGCAAAGCAAAAGTAAAACCACCAACTTCTTCAACCTCCTCGAACACACGTCAGCTTTGTGTACCTGTATTATCTGTGATATGAAATAGACTGACATAGCTGAGTGATGGACTAGGTTAATATTTGCAGGATGTATGTGGTTGCTTGATCTTTGTTGCAATCAAAACCTTCACAAGTTTAGAACTAAAAGGCTTTCAAAATTATTTAAATTTGTGTTATAAGAACATCTAGGACGAAACAGGTGTAATTCTCATGTATGTACTGAGCTGTTGTGTGGAAAATGGCTATTTGAGACAATATGCATCGAGAAAAGCTTTGGTGTTAGAAGAAGTCATGAACACCTGACCTCTATAGGCTTATCAAAAGAATAAGTAACAGCCTACCAGAAGATCTGTATGATCAGCTGGCATACTTTGTCGACTTAGGGCAGAGCCTTCTTTCACTAGTCCTGAGAATTACTTTGCAGGATATTTTCTTATCATGTAATAAATCATGCTGTGAATACAGTATATCACTGTCAGTTTAAATCAAATGTAAATAGCCTTGAACTGTACGAAAAATGAAGTACATGAGGTCTTGAATACATTTGTATGTGATAACCATGACCTTGATATGCTAGAAATGCATTGATAACTTCCTTGGCAGAATACAGTGCACGAGAACTTCTATGAGTAATAGTCAGTCTCTT
It includes:
- the LOC127313723 gene encoding uncharacterized protein; the protein is MATVTTPPATLQPCEHARGRALRSPPRAWRRRRSQAIRAAATGKQLETPLAAAGGEEGDVIRRLQNGPDVRGVALEGEKGRPVDLTPLAVEVIGESFGEWLREKDSEEQLRVSVGRDPRLSGSRLSAVLFAGLAKAGCAVFDMGLATTPACFMSTILPRFDYDASIMMTASHLPYTRNGLKFFTKRGGLTSAEVEAICDRAAGKYVARKMGLGGGGLGMPPVVMRVDLMSAYAQHLRDIIKERVAHPTHYDTPLKGFKVIVNAGNGCGGFFTWDVLEKLGADTTGSLHLEPDGMFPNHMPNPEDATAMLLTRGAVLAHGADLGVVFDTDVDRSGVVDDAGAAINGDRLIALISAIVLGEHPGTTVVTDARAGDGLTRFIEARGGKHCLYRVGYRNVIDKGAQLNADGVETHVMMETTGHGALKENYFLDDGAYMVVKIIIEMVRMRLAGQEGGVGSLIRDLEEPAESVLFRMDIVGEPKNAKQRGVQAVETFKNYIEEGKLNGWVLDDCGDCSVDQGCLVDNNDHPIDVDAYMYRAKFYDESQRRLGWVHIRQSVHNPNIALNMQSCVPGGCKSMARSIYDGFLLTSGVNEFVDITQVQSFVE